One Anastrepha obliqua isolate idAnaObli1 chromosome 6, idAnaObli1_1.0, whole genome shotgun sequence DNA window includes the following coding sequences:
- the LOC129250700 gene encoding uncharacterized protein LOC129250700, translated as MGTHLLIRNIQQIHFAAELKALRFDKKLNSSSKLHSLNPFIDSFGLLRVGGRLQNSLLDFEAKHPPLLPKHHPVTNAIIDHFHRKYLHAGPQSVLASIRQKYWPIGGRKTVASVISKCIRCFRLKPIIYEHIMGSLPADRVQANRTFFTTGIDYCGPFYYKSEVRTRPPIKCYICVFVCFSTKACHLELTQDLSTSSFLAALKRFICTRGKPHTIWSDNATNFVGAKNELQELSQLFSSNSHNTEVTNQCNLEGISWKFIPPRSPHFGGLWEAAVKSAKFHFLRTVGLSILTFEELRTLVCEIGAIVNSRPLCPISENPDDLNVLTPAHFLIGAPFTSVVEPDVTGLDISRLSRWQRVCHMQQVFWKRWSSSYLSLLQERVKWRKSTGIVQVGNMVILKEENLPPLKWRLGRMESLIRGTDGVARIAIIYTANGLVKRAVGRIAVLPIETEAVGKLHLPTGGGCSQQH; from the coding sequence ATGGGTACACATTTGCTAATCCGTAACATTCAACAAATTCATTTTGCAGCTGAGCTCAAGGCGCTAAGATTTGACAAGAAACTTAATTCGTCAAGTAAGCTACACTCATTAAATCCGTTTATCGACTCATTTGGGCTTCTTCGTGTTGGAGGACGTCTGCAAAATTCTTTATTGGACTTTGAAGCAAAACATCCACCTTTGTTGCCAAAACATCATCCGGTCACAAACGCAATAATTGACCACTTTCATCGCAAATATCTACACGCTGGACCGCAGAGCGTACTGGCTTCAATTCGGCAGAAATATTGGCCAATTGGCGGACGCAAGACTGTTGCTAGCGTTATAAGTAAATGCATTCGTTGCTTCCGTTTGAAACCAATCATCTATGAGCACATCATGGGAAGCCTTCCAGCCGACAGGGTTCAGGCTAACAGAACATTTTTCACCACTGGCATCGACTATTGTGGACCATTTTACTACAAGTCGGAAGTTCGCACCAGGCCACCCATCAAATGCTACATATGCGTTTTTGTCTGCTTCAGCACGAAGGCTTGTCATCTGGAGCTTACTCAGGACCTTTCAACATCATCGTTTTTGGCAGCTTTGAAAAGATTTATTTGCACAAGAGGCAAACCGCACACCATTTGGTCGGACAATGCAACGAACTTCGTTGGCGCTAAAAACGAGTTGCAAGAGTTAAGTCAATTGTTCTCAAGCAATTCCCATAACACTGAAGTCACTAATCAATGCAACTTGGAAGGCATCTCTTGGAAATTTATTCCGCCTCGTTCACCACATTTTGGTGGATTATGGGAGGCGGCTGTTAAGTCAGCGAAATTTCACTTTCTCCGCACTGTTGGCCTCTCAATCCTGACATTCGAAGAGCTTCGTACTCTTGTATGTGAAATCGGAGCAATAGTTAACTCTCGTCCACTTTGTCCAATTTCAGAGAATCCAGATGATCTCAACGTGCTCACGCCGGCTCATTTTCTCATAGGTGCGCCATTTACATCCGTCGTTGAACCAGACGTAACCGGCCTCGATATCAGTCGCTTAAGCCGATGGCAGCGTGTTTGTCATATGCAGCAGGTATTTTGGAAAAGGTGGAGCAGTTCTTATCTCTCACTGCTGCAAGAACGAGTTAAGTGGCGAAAATCAACTGGGATTGTTCAAGTTGGAAATATGGTCATTTTGAAAGAAGAAAACCTTCCACCACTAAAATGGCGACTAGGACGCATGGAGAGTTTAATTCGCGGCACCGATGGTGTGGCTCGTATCGCCATCATCTACACTGCCAATGGATTAGTCAAGCGAGCTGTGGGAAGAATTGCTGTGCTCCCTATTGAAACTGAAGCGGTTGGAAAATTACACCTTCCAACGGGGGGAGGATGTTCGCAGCAGCACTAA